GCGATTTGCGCGATCGCCCCCGCGCCCGCGGTAAGGATCACGATCAGCACCGTCATCATCACCCAGCCCAGCACTTCCCCTTGAAACAGCCCGCGCTTCCAGGGGTCTTTGTTCTCCCACTTGTCCATGAAGTCGCTGGCGATCTCCCCTCGTTTCTCCCAGAGAAGCTTGAGCTGCTTGATCCAGCCCTTGATCATCTTCCAGATGCCGCCGATGTCGCCGGTAATGAGCTTGTAGAGCACCTTCCCGATCGTCTTGATCAGATCCCACGCCCCCTCGAATATCTCGGTCACCGCCTTCCAGGCGCCTTTGAGCAGCCCGACTATCAGCCCTGCGGGGTATTTCAATGCGGCGATGGCGCCGGTGATCGCCGCCGTGGTGAGCGGAATCAATCCCACCGCGCCCGGCCCGAGCGGATGGCCGCTCCGCACCTTCACAAAACGCTGATACTGAGCCTGCATCGCGCGCGCCTCTCGTATGGAAGCGATGCGGCGGCGCACGGGCTCCGGCATGTCCCGGATCGCACTCTCTTGATCGATCAGGTCGACCGAGACGATGACCGGATAGCCCTCTTCGAGCGGAGTCGCGCGCGACATATTGTTGACTTTGGCGAGCTCAATCGGCAGATCGGGATGCCTCGACAGATAGGCCGCGACATCGTTGATCGTGGTTCCTGCGGGGACTTGGTAGGCGAACACGCCTTCTTCCAGCTCGACCCATGTGCCCTTGCCTTTTGCCGGCAGGGTCTTGGCCGGTTCCGGTGTAGGCTGTTCTTCGCTGGTTGTTTTTGCCCCGGCCCGCCTGCGCAGAATCTCGAGCAGCGGCGCACGGAAGTCTCGATCCAGCCTGCCGAAACGGACACGCAGGTGCTTTTGTCTGGCGCCGGCCGGCGCGGTCAATGCCTTCAGCACGATCGCCGCGCCTGCGCCATCGAGCAGGCTGAAGGCGGCGGCCAGCACCCGAAGCCGCATCCGCCAGTTCTCAGGGGTTGACGACATGTTGAGCGTCGCTTCGATGGCGTTCATCGCCGCCATCGTCTCATCCACTCCGCCTGCCGCGAGATACGACGCAAGCACGGCCCGCGCCTCATCCCGGGTCATCTCCCTCACGGCAGGCGGCGCGGGGGCCGTGGCACCCGCCTGCTTCCGCGCGATCCCGAGGCCCATCCCGGCGATCGGCCCGGATGCACCGGTCTGCTGCACGACATGCGCCAGCTCATGAGCCAGCAACCGCCGCCCTTCCATTGTGCCAGGCGAGAACTGCCCGGCGCCGAACACGATGTCGTGCCTCACGGTGTAGGCATGGGCATTCACGTCGCTCGCCGATTGCTCGGCCGGCGCGCCGGAATGGACGCGCACCTTCGAAAAGTCATGTCCGAACCGCGGCTCGAAGAAGGCCCGTGTCGCGGCGTCGAGCGGCCGGCCAGAGGAAGACAAGGCGTCATGGACGATCAACGGAGCCTCCGCCCCTCCCTCTGCACCTCCCATGGCCCGTCGCTGAATGACAGGTCGAGCCGCTTTGTCGTATCCTCCTGCGCGGACTTCCCCGGCCGGCATCCGCATCACCTGCTCGGCCACCCGGTCCGCCTCCTGCTCATAGGCATCGCCCGGCTCATTGATCCGCAACTTGGCTTGCGCCGGCTTCCCGAGAACCTTCTTCTTCTGACAGGCTTCGCAGGCGCCGCCGAACCCCGCCGCCCCGCCGCAGGCGCACCGGCGCTGGAGGACTCCCGTTCGAGCGGATGACCCTGACGCCTCGATGGGAGGCGGGACTCGGCTTTGGACAGGGCCCCTCATCGGTTCAACCGTTCCCCGCATCACACGGCGCCGTGAATCACGTTGGCCAGAATTTGCACCACGCCCATTTCATTGACCGTGACCGACAGCTTCAGCTCGCGCTCGAAGCGCAGGGGCGAGGGAAAGCCGATGGTAAACGTGTCCACCGCGTTGCCCTTGAGCAAGGTGATCCCGTAGGGATTGTGCTCCGTCAATCCCAAGTTGTCGGCCGCCGCGAAGGAGAGGCTGGTGACGTTCCTGCCGTCGATGTCGAGATTGACGAAGGTCAAGTCGGTATTGCCCCCTTGCTTCGAGACCTGCGCCGCCAGAAACACGCCCGGCCCTTTGAGGGTCACCAGTGCATGCTTCCCTTTCGGCGCAGGAGCCTTGAGTCCCTGACTCCGTTGAGGATCGCAGACGCCGGTTGCGCAGCTTCGTGGGGTCCGTTCCGATCGTGCGGTTTGCCGTGCCATGTCCCTCTCCTTTGGTGAGCGCCCATCAGCGGTCTGGCGGAGACGCCTCATTCGCCACCCGCCACCTGTCATAGATTGCCCGTGCGATCTGCCGGCCAATGGTCTCCGCGCGGGAGCCCGGTGCGACCTCGAACGATCCCCCGTCCAGACGGGCCAGATCTCCTCCACCGAACACCGTCGCAGGAAGATCCTGCTCGCGGAGCAGACCATCCAATTCGCGGGTGACCGCCTCGGCGATCGCGAACCGGTCGCGCGGTTCAAACCCGTGCAGCACCAGTTCTCCAATATTGATTTCGTAGGACCGGGGACTGAGGGCTGAGGACTGAGGGAAGGCCTGTTGATAGGCCTGTTCATGATGGTGACCCGACTCGGTCATCAGCTCTCGTTGCTGATCACTCATCATGCCCATCCTCCGATCTCCGTTTCGGTGAGCGGCTTTTCCAGCTTGGCGTATTCGCCGCGGGCTGCGTCGAGCAGGTGCCGCATCCGGATCGGCTCGCCCGCCTCGGCTGCCAGGAAGGCCGCGTTCACCGCGATATTGCGGATGTGGCCCCCCGCCACATTGAGCTTCGCCAGCTTGGCCTCATCAAGTCCTTCGGTCGGCGCGCCCTGCGGAAAGACCCGCCGCCAGATCTCGGCCCGCTGCTCCGGATCCGGGAAGGGAAACTGCACGATGAACCGGATGCGGCGCAGGAACGCCTGGTCCAGCGCGCTCTTCATATTGGTCGTCAGAATCGCCAGGCCCCGATAGGCCTCCATGCGCTGCAACAGATAACTCACTTCGATGTTGGCATAGCGGTCGTGGCTGTCTTTCACCTCGCTGCGTTTGCCGAACAGGGCATCGGCTTCGTCGAACAGCAGGATGGCTCCGCCTTCATCGGCCGCGTCGAACACCCGCCGGAGGTTTTTTTCCGTCTCGCCGATGTACTTGCTCACGACCTGGCTCAAGTCGATGCGATAGAGATCGAGCCGCAACTCGTTGGCCAGGACCTCCGCCGCCATCGTCTTGCCCGTTCCGCTGGCCCCGGCGAACAGGGCGCTGATGCCGAGCCCGCGCGCGCCCTTGGCGGCAAAGCCCCAGTCCTCGTACACCTTCCCCCGCTGCCTCACATGAATGGCCATGTCCCGCAGCCGGCGCCGTTGAAGGTCCGGCAGGACAAGGTCCTCCCAGGTCGCCGAGGGCTCGATCTGTTGCGCCAGTTCGTCCAGCCGCGGGCGCGCCTGTCGGCGGCAGGCGTCCCACAGGCGGGACGCCAACTCGATCGCCTGGACGTCCGCGACATTCTCCGAGGGGCCCGCTGCTCGCGGCGTCTGTGCCTCCGCGCAGGCGGCGTGAATCGCCTGGACGTTCACGCTGAATTGGGAGACCAGCGCCTCCATCCGCCCGTTCAGACTTGCGCCGGCGCTCCCCAGCGCCCTTGCCCAGAGCGTCCGTCGTTCCGCCGTCCCCGGCGCCGGCACATCGAGGCTGATCGTCGAACGGGATCCGGCACGGCGGCGCTCCCGGACCGCCACGACGAGCGGACCCTCGATGGACTCGATCAGCCGCGTCGCCATCCGATCGCGCGCGGCATCGGCCGGCTCCGTGTCGTCGCACTCCAACAGCAGCGCGCTTCCCGTCAGCGCCGCTTCGCGCAGCCACAACCGTTGCATCGCGTCCAGCTCACTCGGCGAGAGCGGAATCAGATGCGCCGACAACCGGTACAACCGCCAGCGCAGGGAGGCGCAGGCCGTAGCGGCGATCATCCGCTTCGCGGCCGGGTCCCGGCCGCACAGTTGCACCACTGGAAGCGCCGTTGCCCGGCTCGCCTGTGACCAGATCCCAGCCAACCGTCCCGCCAAGGTTTGGTGAGAGGGCGCCAATTCGTCCTGCTCTTCCGTGAGGACCTCATCGACCAGCCCAACCAATCGCTCGTCGAGGTGCGACACGCCCGCGAGATCATGCAGGATGCGCTCGTCGATCCTCAGCGGACTCGTGAGCAGCGTCTCGCCCGCTCCCACCTCGATGAGGCGCCACCGCCGCAAGGGCGCCGACGGATTCAGCGCGCTCCAATGCGGCTCCGGCAGCGCCGCCAAGGCCAGGCTGAAGGTGGGATAGGTCCGGCGCGGGTCGCCCTGCGCAGCCGCGCACTTGGCTCCCCAGGCCGCATCGAGTTCCATGCCGGCGCACAACAGGAGCAAGGCCCGCTCGAACGGCGAGAGCCCGAACGTGGCGCAGAGCCTGTCCAAGGCCGCGGGCGCCGGCAGGACCTCTTGCGCCATCCGAATCGCTTCCTGCTCTGAGTCGGCCGAGGCCTCGTCGAACGGGACGTCATCCGTGGCCTGCGCGGCCCGGCGTTCCAAGACCCTGCGGAGCACAGCCAGTTCCGCCATCAAAGAGCGTTGGTTGGCCTCGTGCCAGGAGACTGTCTCGGTCCGGTTCATGGCGTGATCGTGACGGTCTGATTGAAAAACACCGGCGGGGTGACCGCTCGATTCACCAGCAGGCTGTCCACCCCGTCCACGCGCAAACGGATGAAGAATGTCTCGGGTTTGGCTTTCTTGACCACGAACGAAAGCCGGTCGGTCTGCGGCGGATGCGGCTGCGCCGGGATCTCGCGATCGCCGAGGATCAGGGCGGCCCGTTGTGCCGGCCGGACCTCAGGCCGGACGGTGAGCGCGATCGTCGCATCGCCGTTCGCGTCCCGCACGATGCTGAGCGGCAAGGGCGTCGTCACGGTCGGCGCCAGGGTAAAGAACAACTCGTTCGTCGTCCGTTGAAACGTCTCGCCCGGTCGCTGAAGCACGACGGCCATGGCATAGAGGCCCGCCGGCCACTGTGCCGGCTCGTTGGGGATTGTGACCTGGAGCCGAGTCGCCGTGCGACCCTCGAGCGGAGCCAGGTCCAGGGCATTCGGCAGCCGGGGATTCGTCACGCGCACGGTCGCATTCGTGCCGTCCAGGTGACGGCCTTCGATCGTCAGGGTCTCGCCGAGTTGAACGCTCGGCTGCCGGTTCGGCGCGGTGACCGAGAGGATCGTAGGAAACGGGGATATCAGGTCACCCTGCACCGAAACCCCCTGTTCTCGCTGCGTGACCGGGTCCACCGGGCCCCGTGTCAGCACCGGCAACGATGCCTTGGCTGGTTTCTGCGATTCGATGAGCACGACCGACACCTGATAGGCCGCGGTCGGCCGATATCGGGCTTGGAGTGCCGACCAGAGCTTCGACATCTCCTCGCTGTTGAGCGCGGCCGGGATGATCTTGATCTGTTCCACTTGCTCGGCGAGATCGGAGGCGGACAGGGCCTGCAACGCCGGAGGCAGGATGGTCCCGTTCACCGGCGACGGGATGAGCGCGGTCCGGATCGCCTGGCGGGACAAGACGGGCGTGTCATGGAGCAGTTGCATGGCATAGCCCAGCAGGATCTCGGCATGAAGATCTTCCGCGCCATACGCGGTCAGCAGGTAATGCAAATCCAGCGCGAGCGGAGGATTCGTCAGCCGCTCGCCCCGTTCATCCCGCGACGGCAACCCGGCGTTGCGCCACCCGGGATTGGGCGTCACCTGATGCAGAAACAGGTTGAGTTGGTTGCCTTCCTGCGTCCCGGCCGCAAAGACGCGATCCGGCGGGAGCGCGGTGACCGTGACATTGCCACCGACGGCGCCCGTCACATTGTGGTCGATCAATCCGTTGTTGAGGAGATCCTTCAACACGGCCGTGACTCCTGCGATCGCCAGCGCGTTGCTCATCGCGGTCCACCCGAACGTGGCGCGAGATACTCCTGGAGCGACCGAGACGGGCGCGGCGGCTCGCGCTTGGGCTTGGGAACCGGCGGCGGCATGATCGCCCGAACGTCGATGCGCCCGATGCTGACCCGCACGACGGGTCGTTGAGGCTCCGCCGTCGCCGATCCTGTTCGTGGTTGCGACAGGGGCAACCCGTCCGATCTGACGATCCATGAGCGAGGCCCAACCGAGGCCGACTCCGCCTGACGGCGTGTCTGGACGACTCGCGGTTGGAACGCACCGGCTTTGAGTGACTCCTGAGACGGTGCTCGCCGACCATTGGCTTCTAACCTCCCCACATCGGCCGGCACATGGTGACCACTTGGATTACCCGGGTCGGCCGGCCATGCCGGCGCCGATTCAATCGCTGGAGCGGCCTGAGAGCCATCCGGTTTGGCGAGCTTGATTTTCCTGTCGATCGTCATGCGCGGGCGAACATGCGACATATCCGGCTCGAGATCGGGTCGTTTGCCGGGCATCCGAGCGTCCGGCGTTCTGTCGGCAATGATGGACTCGCGGTCGGCCCCAGCCGGGACTGGATTGAATGCCGCGCCCCATGGCGATGACTTCCCCGATTGTTCCGATTGCCCCGGAGGAACCCGGACTTCCGCCGGCACTTGCCCGGCCTGCTCCGCAGGATAGCCCGGACCCTGCCGTTCCATCGCGATGTCCCGGAACAGCCCGAACGAGATGGAATCGGCTGATGATGGTTCACGCTGCCATGGCACCGCCGGCTCCTCGATCTCCGGGACGGCGCGCCTCGCCGGTTCAAACTTCGTTGCGAGCCTGGGCCGGATCGTCTCCGCCCCGCTCAGACTTCGCTCGGCCACATGGGTCAGGTATCCGCTCATGGTCCGACCAATTCGAGGTACGCCTGTCGCCGCCGGGGACTCAACGCGAGGATCTCCGCCTCACGCCATCCATAGGCGGATGCCAGCACATGCACGTCCTGGAGCAGGCGAAAGGCCCAGGCATGAATTTCACTCCAGAAAAACGACACAATGTCGAAGCCGGCCTGCCATCGATGGCCGCAGTGGGGGCAGGCGATGGAAAGTTGCAAATCTCCCTGCGGATCGGCTTCCGCCATCCGTGCCTCCGCCATCTGCACGATTTCCTCCGGCACGTCATCCGCCCGGCAGACCGCTCCGTCACGCCGCGCGTCGAGCACACAGCGCTCGAAGAGCCTGCGCCTGGCTTCCGGCAGGCTGTTCGCCGCCGCGGCCACCTCTAGATCGCGACTGTTGGGCAGGCGGATCCGCAGGTCGTAGCCATCGGCTTGCACCGACAGCGCAGGCTCCGCCGTCGAACGGTTGGACGCGGCGCCCCGCACGTCGTCCACGGTGAAGGCCAGATCCAGCATCGCCTGACATTGGGCACAGGTCGCCAGGCCTTCGAGCGTCGTTCCGAAGATCCGCTCCCGAAGCTCGAGCAAGGACCAGTCTCGTTCTCCGATGCTGAGATCGGCCAGCGCGTCGCGGGGTCGGTCCGGGCAGGCCGCGGCCAACAACAGCAGCGCGCGCTCGACATCCGATTGCGCCGCCCCCTGCTCCCACAAGGCCAGCAAGTCGCCGGTTGCGAGCCTGCGCATGGCTGCTTATCCGGCCGGCTCCGTGAACGCCGGCTCGCTCGGCTCCGTCACCTGATAGTCCCGCTCCCAGCCTTCGTTCTCGAGCTTGATCGTCTGAATCGCCACGGCGTTGGCGTTCGCATCGAGATCAGGCAGGGCCTGATACTCCGAGACCCAACAGCGATACACTTTGTACGCGATCGCCAATTGCCCCGCCTCGTTGTACATCTCGATGATGATGTCCTTGCGAAAATCCTTGAGCGAGACTTCCGCGCCGAGGCCGGACCCGAAGTTCCACACCTTATTGGCCCATTTTTCGAACTCCGTGTCGTGCGTGACGCCGCGCTCCAGCGTAATGGCCTCATACTTCGTTCGGCCCGGGGACTTGCGGCCGGTGCTGGGATCGCCGCCCTCGCGATGTTCGACAACCTCGGTCGACCGTTTCAGCGAACCGACCTTGCTGACGCCGGCGACGTAGCGCCCGTCCCATTTGACGCGGAATTTGAAGTTCTTGTACGGATCAAAGCGCTGAACATTGACGCTG
The DNA window shown above is from Nitrospira tepida and carries:
- a CDS encoding eCIS core domain-containing protein, translating into MRGPVQSRVPPPIEASGSSARTGVLQRRCACGGAAGFGGACEACQKKKVLGKPAQAKLRINEPGDAYEQEADRVAEQVMRMPAGEVRAGGYDKAARPVIQRRAMGGAEGGAEAPLIVHDALSSSGRPLDAATRAFFEPRFGHDFSKVRVHSGAPAEQSASDVNAHAYTVRHDIVFGAGQFSPGTMEGRRLLAHELAHVVQQTGASGPIAGMGLGIARKQAGATAPAPPAVREMTRDEARAVLASYLAAGGVDETMAAMNAIEATLNMSSTPENWRMRLRVLAAAFSLLDGAGAAIVLKALTAPAGARQKHLRVRFGRLDRDFRAPLLEILRRRAGAKTTSEEQPTPEPAKTLPAKGKGTWVELEEGVFAYQVPAGTTINDVAAYLSRHPDLPIELAKVNNMSRATPLEEGYPVIVSVDLIDQESAIRDMPEPVRRRIASIREARAMQAQYQRFVKVRSGHPLGPGAVGLIPLTTAAITGAIAALKYPAGLIVGLLKGAWKAVTEIFEGAWDLIKTIGKVLYKLITGDIGGIWKMIKGWIKQLKLLWEKRGEIASDFMDKWENKDPWKRGLFQGEVLGWVMMTVLIVILTAGAGAIAQIAGKWKFVIDALKLADRAGDLTTYVRAAGRMPSKATEVVRNKLGLKAGEVAEKTAGKPTKEVLEQGATRRAQELAAEGLAAKLRTADGHDIKITKDGRMWICTDPCDEFRKRYQRVLENSKGLEEELNQIAKIADPNEKAKALAKWKSKADTEAARDVTPTQRTAMFSRKGWGQYVYKGRKLGIVDTIEGPQAWYIRTGKGGPAGLEGPAKGDPSRFHGWAQLEEINPHNKRPIPGKPATEWMIKPEGGRFGQPGTPEAQINKNISDWLKSEPQPAAGRDVGDVAFLNDWLRKNGVEPGGGHKVGDEVTLLSPTKLTELPKTRVMDYVEIDGVIFERKYYKVKAIP
- a CDS encoding ATP-binding protein, whose protein sequence is MNRTETVSWHEANQRSLMAELAVLRRVLERRAAQATDDVPFDEASADSEQEAIRMAQEVLPAPAALDRLCATFGLSPFERALLLLCAGMELDAAWGAKCAAAQGDPRRTYPTFSLALAALPEPHWSALNPSAPLRRWRLIEVGAGETLLTSPLRIDERILHDLAGVSHLDERLVGLVDEVLTEEQDELAPSHQTLAGRLAGIWSQASRATALPVVQLCGRDPAAKRMIAATACASLRWRLYRLSAHLIPLSPSELDAMQRLWLREAALTGSALLLECDDTEPADAARDRMATRLIESIEGPLVVAVRERRRAGSRSTISLDVPAPGTAERRTLWARALGSAGASLNGRMEALVSQFSVNVQAIHAACAEAQTPRAAGPSENVADVQAIELASRLWDACRRQARPRLDELAQQIEPSATWEDLVLPDLQRRRLRDMAIHVRQRGKVYEDWGFAAKGARGLGISALFAGASGTGKTMAAEVLANELRLDLYRIDLSQVVSKYIGETEKNLRRVFDAADEGGAILLFDEADALFGKRSEVKDSHDRYANIEVSYLLQRMEAYRGLAILTTNMKSALDQAFLRRIRFIVQFPFPDPEQRAEIWRRVFPQGAPTEGLDEAKLAKLNVAGGHIRNIAVNAAFLAAEAGEPIRMRHLLDAARGEYAKLEKPLTETEIGGWA
- a CDS encoding DUF4255 domain-containing protein, which produces MSNALAIAGVTAVLKDLLNNGLIDHNVTGAVGGNVTVTALPPDRVFAAGTQEGNQLNLFLHQVTPNPGWRNAGLPSRDERGERLTNPPLALDLHYLLTAYGAEDLHAEILLGYAMQLLHDTPVLSRQAIRTALIPSPVNGTILPPALQALSASDLAEQVEQIKIIPAALNSEEMSKLWSALQARYRPTAAYQVSVVLIESQKPAKASLPVLTRGPVDPVTQREQGVSVQGDLISPFPTILSVTAPNRQPSVQLGETLTIEGRHLDGTNATVRVTNPRLPNALDLAPLEGRTATRLQVTIPNEPAQWPAGLYAMAVVLQRPGETFQRTTNELFFTLAPTVTTPLPLSIVRDANGDATIALTVRPEVRPAQRAALILGDREIPAQPHPPQTDRLSFVVKKAKPETFFIRLRVDGVDSLLVNRAVTPPVFFNQTVTITP
- a CDS encoding phage tail protein, with product MAQFSVNVQRFDPYKNFKFRVKWDGRYVAGVSKVGSLKRSTEVVEHREGGDPSTGRKSPGRTKYEAITLERGVTHDTEFEKWANKVWNFGSGLGAEVSLKDFRKDIIIEMYNEAGQLAIAYKVYRCWVSEYQALPDLDANANAVAIQTIKLENEGWERDYQVTEPSEPAFTEPAG